A single region of the Nakaseomyces glabratus chromosome D, complete sequence genome encodes:
- the YET3 gene encoding Yet3p (CAGL0D00704g~Ortholog(s) have endoplasmic reticulum, plasma membrane localization), which yields MSLYYALVFGILVLEIAVFSVLSLPLPTRIRRPMMLVLLKPFRAPTVQVGIKCILGFILILFIDCITKVYNINRELNAGSKGQSNTAGATGGTVFAQDRIEVVSRKFLAQRNMYLTGITLFLTFVVVRTYALVSELFQLKDNYRAAEGEDTKGMTPEEAEKRRKELLEEIDRKEKEINRLTEKATLLQKEM from the coding sequence ATGTCTTTGTACTATGCGTTAGTGTTTGGCATATTAGTGCTGGAGATTGCGGTGTTTTCGGTGCTGTCGTTGCCGCTACCAACCAGGATCAGGAGACCTATGATGCTGGTGTTGCTGAAGCCGTTCCGGGCACCCACAGTACAGGTTGGTATCAAGTGTATTCTCGGGTTCATTCTGATCCTTTTCATCGATTGCATCACTAAGGTGTACAACATCAACCGGGAGCTGAATGCGGGCAGCAAGGGCCAGAGCAACACTGCTGGTGCCACTGGCGGCACTGTATTTGCGCAGGACCGCATCGAGGTTGTGTCGCGCAAGTTTCTAGCCCAGAGGAACATGTACCTGACTGGCATCACGCTGTTCCTTACATTCGTTGTTGTGAGAACATATGCGTTGGTGAGTGAGCTATTCCAGCTGAAGGACAACTACAGGGCCGCTGAGGGTGAGGACACCAAGGGCATGACCCCAGAGGAAGCCGAGAAGAGACGCAAGGAACTGCTGGAAGAGATCGACCGCAAGGAAAAAGAGATCAACCGCTTAACCGAGAAGGCTACCTTGCTACAGAAGGAGATGTAG
- the BRE1 gene encoding E3 ubiquitin-protein ligase BRE1 (CAGL0D00638g~Ortholog(s) have DNA replication origin binding, ubiquitin protein ligase activity, ubiquitin-protein transferase activity), with the protein MSSEEPPIKKQKLELSDPDEPLTQHDVISFQKEALFRCLNSKRVELEALTKQYSTVHDKWEQNVHTLATLMSVLSTAASHLRGLCNEESEKTLCDEMINAGESVDKERTDEFLNLLRKYTNSNGSSDSKIDSLGLELQRANKTKSELRLQNKKLTDEIDSLKAYYHGLVRSYDREDSMTVKRVFNKQKTDDNTDNISNTEQRPTSVSPVLTNGATHVKNEVKTEQEALNNHTDSSQSSGITEEEKKKLFLQYENKITDLESHNSSLNRIIEELENYKQLNEKELAQTRLEISNLLSEKHSNEEEREDLLHQIEKLKASNTDLTLTNESFLSKFQELAKEKDTFQEKISSDFEKTLESLKAQNLALEKDLVRVRTTRDELISKVAILEAETSKSVLISDLKQALDILRDQWEKIEFRNNQSPSSDALLKEIQDLESAFKELSSLTHKKYSEYLNHESVISKLTIEKTKADQKYFASMRSKDSILVENKNLSKSLNKANELILQLKDTDKLYKQKIESLHKQLALSQNNEKRLVDSNKAANLKVMNLNSEIQKQKKLLDFTSSQKNELINELTEANGMLKSKELEIEFKENELQTALKKNEKLEEFLSKENYNMNKPSSLATTNLDEDSMAEELENFRTLVYCSLCSKNWKNMAIRTCGHVFCEDCCKERLAARMRKCPTCNKPFSSNDLLMVHL; encoded by the coding sequence ATGTCCAGTGAAGAACCaccaataaaaaaacaaaagctTGAACTGAGCGATCCTGACGAGCCTTTAACTCAGCATGATGTAATatcatttcaaaaagagGCTCTATTTAGATGTCTGAATAGTAAACGCGTTGAACTTGAAGCATTAACAAAGCAGTACAGCACTGTTCATGATAAATGGGAGCAAAATGTCCATACACTTGCTACACTAATGTCTGTGCTTTCCACTGCAGCATCACATCTTCGAGGGCTATGCAATGAAGAGTCAGAGAAAACATTATGCGATGAAATGATAAACGCGGGTGAATCTGTCGATAAAGAGCGCACAGATGAGTTTCTAAATCTTTTAAGGAAATACACCAATAGCAATGGTAGCTCAGATTCTAAAATTGACTCACTGGGGCTTGAGCTTCAAAGAGCGAATAAGACTAAATCGGAACTACGCTTACAAAATAAGAAGCTGACAGATGAAATCGACTCACTCAAGGCCTACTATCATGGACTAGTACGGAGTTATGATAGAGAAGATTCAATGACTGTTAAACGAGTCTTTAACAAGCAAAAGACTGACGATAATACAGATAATATTTCAAATACTGAACAAAGACCTACAAGCGTGTCACCTGTCCTAACTAATGGAGCCACGCATGTTAAAAATGAAGTCAAAACAGAACAAGAAGCACTCAATAACCATACTGATAGCTCTCAATCGTCTGGTATAACtgaggaagagaaaaagaagttgTTTTTAcaatatgaaaataaaataacagATCTGGAATCACATAACTCTTCTCTCAACAGAATTATAGAAGAACTGGAAAATTATAAGCAGTTAAACGAAAAAGAACTTGCACAGACCCGATTGGAAATATCTAATTTATTATCTGAAAAGCATTCGAacgaagaagaaagagaagatcTGTTACATCAAATAGAGAAATTAAAAGCAAGCAATACAGACCTAACTCTTACCAATGAGAGTTTCTTATCAAAGTTTCAAGAGTTAGCCAAAGAGAAGGATACTTTCCAAGAGAAGATTTCTAGTGATTTCGAGAAAACCCTTGAAAGTTTGAAGGCTCAAAACCTGGCTTTAGAAAAGGACCTTGTAAGAGTTAGAACAACCAGAGACGAGCTCATTAGTAAAGTTGCAATTCTTGAAGCAGAAACTTCCAAATCAGTTTTAATATCAGACTTGAAGCAGGCACTAGATATTTTAAGAGACCAATGggaaaaaattgaatttaGAAACAATCAGTCACCAAGTTCCGATGCTCTATTGAAGGAGATTCAAGACCTTGAAAGTGCATTCAAAGAGCTGTCTAGCTTAACTCACAAAAAATACAGCGAGTACCTAAATCATGAGAGCGTGATATCGAAGTtaacaatagaaaaaacaaaggcagatcaaaaatattttgccTCTATGCGGTCTAAGGATTCCATTCTTgttgaaaacaaaaatttatcaaaaagtTTGAATAAAGCTAATGAATTAATTCTTCAATTGAAGGACACAGATAAATTATACAAGcagaaaattgaaagtcTTCATAAACAGTTGGCACTATCACAAAATAACGAAAAGAGACTGGTAGACTCTAACAAAGCAGCTAATTTAAAAGTCATGAATCTAAATTCCGAAATTcaaaagcaaaagaaactaCTAGACTTCACTTCGTCTCAAAAAAATGAACTAATAAACGAACTTACCGAAGCAAATGGTATGTTGAAGTCAAAAGAACTGGAGattgaattcaaagaaaatgaactTCAAACCGCattaaaaaagaatgaGAAACTGGAGGAATTTTTGTCAAAGGAAAACTACAATATGAACAAGCCATCCTCTTTAGCAACCACAAATCTTGATGAAGACAGCATGGCcgaagaacttgaaaattttAGAACGCTGGTATATTGCTCTTTGTGCTCAAAGAACTGGAAAAATATGGCAATCAGAACTTGTGGGCATGTATTTTGTGAAGATTGCTGCAAAGAAAGGCTGGCAGCAAGAATGAGAAAATGTCCTACTTGTAACAAACCATTTAGTTCTAATGACTTGCTGATGGTACATCTGTGA
- a CDS encoding uncharacterized protein (CAGL0D00726g~Ortholog(s) have translation regulator activity and role in mitochondrial respiratory chain complex III biogenesis, positive regulation of mitochondrial translation), with protein MIQGSIKNKLTHVKSLGTVPIKHTIPSRHDSRNKEIVGRVVKQLEFDKYNVQYSRESLKRCLYPSKDILVPIDADRKVEVRNKVLIGQGRHLLNLQWNIAMLRLFKRTPDNLNGFDFNYSEKSSILAELRQRDITRLYVQYLRDHDLKGIARIEIPADRVSSRLQKRQDLQAFLGIMGYISLLNSEPTLINFINRSIIIKIINPLIS; from the coding sequence ATGATACAGGGATCTATTAAAAACAAGTTAACGCACGTAAAGTCCCTGGGGACCGTTCCGATAAAACATACAATACCGAGTAGGCATGATTCTCGGAATAAGGAGATAGTGGGGAGAGTTGTCAAGCAACTAGAGTTCGATAAGTACAATGTGCAGTATAGCCGGGAGTCCCTAAAACGGTGCCTTTATCCCAGTAAGGATATATTGGTTCCAATTGATGCGGATCGTAAAGTAGAAGTACGAAATAAAGTGCTAATAGGACAAGGCCGTCATTTGCTCAATTTACAATGGAACATAGCGATGCTTAGGTTATTCAAGCGAACACCTGATAATCTCAATGGGTTTGATTTTAACTATTCTGAGAAGTCTTCCATATTGGCAGAGTTGAGGCAACGGGACATCACGCGTCTATATGTACAGTATCTCAGGGACCATGACTTGAAGGGCATCGCTCGGATAGAAATCCCAGCTGATCGGGTCAGCTCTCGGCTACAAAAGAGGCAAGACTTACAAGCATTCTTGGGAATAATGGGTTACATATCATTATTGAACAGTGAACCCACACtcatcaacttcatcaatCGTAGCATAATCataaagataataaacCCTTTGATATCATGA
- a CDS encoding uncharacterized protein (CAGL0D00682g~Has domain(s) with predicted nucleic acid binding activity), translating into MDTMVADYMEDSNRITIDDHKYYPRIRRDSIAHLQGVGGVSWGSLSIGSWLRDEVMLHTAFNKPSQGSRRESINLMHPISMSSGRRSSVLHPHHMKAGSPPVSYNAILPNLEEQYCKDYSCCGISLPGLHDLLKHYEDAHIEPSHSTHKHKHGTLAPVNGTVGSQLATSSTNNDLNTPQHMNIIRQQLNHDNLHEHQVYTDRQMRSNSNAALGQQYMGHVPHSTVSESPSPTSSQLTSTQTTPLVGKNTALSAVHTTPSFGQSGHRMRNNGNLIDSVPTNDVFMNIMNQNNDSKTVPPDFQNHTISFSNYNINFSENIAKPSNIMPKPLDNSQMNDPLENNTRPDILNTSQTKSGISQVFAASHAAPDQLSRSNTDENGNLNDGRNVNTSKETQTVPIGMKNNSSGQPSATKKFQSAPKINANIKTDHPGIKNAGLLTSQSIDPARRVFYENDENKPFKCPVLGCGKTYKNQNGLKYHRLHGHQNQTLIENPDGTYSVVDPESNEIYLENLQDIKDKPYRCDTCGKRYKNLNGLKYHRGHSTH; encoded by the coding sequence ATGGATACCATGGTTGCGGATTACATGGAGGATTCTAACAGGATCACAATAGATGATCACAAGTACTATCCTCGCATTAGGAGGGATTCTATTGCACACTTGCAAGGTGTTGGCGGTGTGAGCTGGGGTTCTCTCAGCATCGGTTCCTGGCTGAGGGATGAAGTCATGCTGCACACGGCTTTCAACAAACCCAGCCAGGGTTCTAGGAGGGAAAGCATCAACTTGATGCACCCAATCTCCATGTCTAGCGGGAGGAGGTCTTCGGTGCTGCATCCGCACCACATGAAGGCGGGCTCTCCCCCAGTGTCATACAACGCTATCTTACCCAACCTCGAGGAACAGTACTGTAAAGATTACTCTTGCTGCGGTATCTCCTTGCCGGGCTTGCATGACTTGCTGAAACATTATGAAGATGCTCACATAGAGCCATCCCACTCCACccacaaacacaaacatGGCACATTGGCCCCCGTTAACGGGACAGTTGGAAGTCAGCTGGctacttcttcaacaaacaATGACCTGAACACCCCTCAACACATGAACATAATACGGCAACAGCTGAACCATGACAACTTACATGAACACCAGGTATACACAGACAGGCAAATGCGCTCTAACTCTAACGCTGCTTTAGGTCAGCAATACATGGGTCATGTGCCTCATTCAACCGTCTCTGAATCACCATCTCCTACATCCTCCCAACTCACATCAACACAGACTACTCCACTAGTTGGCAAAAATACTGCACTGTCAGCTGTTCACACCACGCCTTCGTTCGGACAGTCAGGGCACCGCATGCGAAACAACGGCAACCTGATAGACTCCGTGCCTACTAATGATGTCTTCATGAACATCATGAACCAAAACAACGATTCAAAAACAGTACCTCCTGATTTTCAAAACCACACGATCTCGTTCTCCAATTATAACATCAACTTCTCCGAGAACATCGCTAAACCAAGTAATATAATGCCAAAGCCACTTGACAACTCTCAAATGAATGATCCTCTCGAGAACAACACCAGACCAGATATTCTAAACACTTCACAGACGAAATCAGGCATATCTCAAGTGTTCGCTGCCAGTCATGCTGCTCCAGATCAACTAAGCAGGTCTAATACGGATGAAAATGGAAATCTGAATGATGGTAGAAATGTTAACACCTCAAAAGAAACCCAAACGGTGCCAATTGGcatgaaaaataattctAGCGGTCAACCTAGTGCAACCAAGAAGTTCCAATCAGCGCCAAAGATCAACGCAAACATCAAGACAGATCACCCAGGAATAAAGAACGCTGGGCTACTTACAAGCCAATCTATTGATCCGGCTAGAAGGGTGTTTTAcgaaaatgatgaaaataaacCATTTAAATGTCCTGTACTGGGCTGCGGTAAAACCtataaaaatcaaaacGGCTTAAAATATCACAGACTTCATGGTCATCAGAATCAAACATTAATTGAGAATCCCGATGGAACTTACAGTGTTGTTGATCCTGAATCCAACGAAATATATTTAGAGAATTTACAAGATATCAAGGATAAACCTTATAGATGTGATACATGTGGTAAACGTTATAAAAACTTAAATGGTCTGAAATATCATCGTGGCCATTCTACacattga
- the AHK1 gene encoding Ahk1p (CAGL0D00660g~Ortholog(s) have MAP-kinase scaffold activity and role in negative regulation of MAP kinase activity, osmosensory signaling pathway via Sho1 osmosensor), with translation MTVKDEEEDTRSFNVFYEQEMMEQEEDEKHLFRDLNAFIGMISAEEVEVERTHSRKNSSSSITDLKRKRSLSLKDLRKKVEPNAFQFLKRKNSSLSSLLRLHLLNYLRSVQTMQHKHNFPLVKEIKKREILLQWWITLLNFLSSKLKFDFLLKTEWPEEVPDTELISIVLEAISRIITLLIVLPNHNKVDHEVYAQHLNLTIKFVSDILIVNSRIQKKYTARHSSSASSFASSNIEAETTFSSTAGSVKTQSNGNICENAAVLQNSVLSMIDNYNSFLTTFIGKVNAYAFVYLPDECHFEYLILSTWYPRLRAIRRQNSLFPWKETRYQVSRSPMDSNTKKYFSCRKNNEHQKICASYMKNKSIFLTFYWHYWYIVLRYSENISTNCFTKGNTHQLPGAELLLNFIVEISFKVDLRIFDKFVGGSPMRTSRKGKGNSTSSGLYGDDIDGAAIALAPSSKRYLRNETVNDFIFTNFGTIKLWETIRSVAGCMKSSKNVESMLGLHDLAILKQVRKIPSHDYTTANLVYNKIFQFIIFQFNSLPSIKFIHWEIWIQGLMKMLENLNTNSQTVALISFFNMWPYLNVAKKQAIIEQIVLSEKYWTLMLEESQSTIIRILFIKFVVFRAIPSMDMDQRNLLALRLHQIELQMNNLFGTLKKEGYTTDIPYSDPFAFALNNRFVIVNSRCYEEDYLTFEFHQRPRKPKLIAVLNNDIYPMEKFPNIGSVSNVRPTYVLKKGRYPYDVFDELLEVVAKNKSSKKWGIRNDIDDGLEDLMLENFDEFVTKCNANDQESSVVKALTNKVNMWFSGMSVNEPIAESSKVDTKDIRPSTAPTKTSEIESQNIDQTSTRSSVKSSGGWSFGFSSRKNSSSSIRKFSDTALNSKAVNLLKIGSTKQGNSHSAKNNKVFESLYGHLLLKQKVIFAPEFTFSQDVLSNPSVVGIIKAIQLHPEKSLNDKLDIVNRKWGSISMKNVPSNAIQVEEIDKNDINVLEIPLTSSSNSMLSEGQELDQSSSDTFGKDVKLPKLDYEKLELGTNIPDEDVLQGVTQESNLEKDGLPSIMRMRQQTAFENLIKIIRIFNATKDEFLDYRDDHEKILIEFELYRNGYQSLLAI, from the coding sequence ATGACTGTtaaagatgaagaggagGATACTAGGTCGTTTAATGTTTTTTATGAACAAGAGATGATGGAACAAGAGGAAGATGAGAAGCATCTTTTCAGGGATTTGAACGCTTTCATCGGTATGATCAGTGCCGAAGAGGTGGAGGTGGAGCGTACACATAGTAGGAAGAACTCAAGTTCATCTATCACTGATctcaaaagaaagaggagTCTCAGTCTGAAAGATTTACGAAAGAAAGTTGAGCCTAACGCtttccaatttttgaagaggaaaaacAGTTCACTCTCATCATTGCTAAGGTTGCATCTTCTCAACTATTTAAGGTCAGTACAAACAATGCAGCATAAACACAATTTCCCGCTAGTTaaagaaatcaagaaaagagaGATCCTACTACAATGGTGGATAACCTTGTTGAATTTCCTATCAAGTAAACTTAAGTTTGATTTCCTACTCAAAACCGAATGGCCTGAAGAAGTCCCAGACACGGAGCTCATATCGATAGTTCTTGAGGCCATAAGTAGGATAATTACCTTACTGATAGTTCTTCCCAATCACAACAAGGTGGATCATGAAGTTTACGCTCAACATCTAAACCTAACAATCAAATTTGTGTCTGATATACTCATAGTCAACTCAAGAATTCAGAAAAAATACACAGCAAGGCATTCATCATCCGCATCATCTTTTGCATCCTCAAATATCGAGGCAGAAACTACATTTAGTAGTACAGCAGGCTCAGTTAAAACTCAATCAAATGGAAATATATGTGAAAATGCAGCAGTTCTCCAGAATAGTGTTTTGAGCATGATTGACAACTACAATTCTTTCTTAACTACTTTCATAGGTAAAGTTAATGCTTATGCTTTTGTCTATTTACCAGATGAATGTCATTTTGAATATCTAATTTTATCTACGTGGTATCCACGCTTAAGGGCAATTAGGAGGCAAAACAGCTTATTCCCATGGAAAGAAACACGTTATCAAGTATCAAGATCTCCAATGGATTCAAACACAAAGAAGTATTTTAGCTGTaggaaaaataatgaacatcaaaaaatttgtgCATCCtatatgaaaaataaatcaatatttttgacATTTTATTGGCATTATTGGTATATCGTTTTACGCTATTCAGAAAACATTTCTACAAACTGTTTCACAAAGGGTAACACTCATCAGCTGCCCGGTGCTGAGTTATTGCTTAATTTTATCGTTGAAATATCCTTTAAAGTTGATCTTAGgatttttgataaatttgttGGTGGAAGCCCTATgagaacttcaagaaaagGCAAAGGTAATAGTACGTCATCTGGTCTCTATGGCGATGATATTGATGGAGCAGCTATTGCACTAGCTCCGTCTAGTAAGAGATACCTTAGGAATGAAACAGTAAACGATTTCATTTTTACTAACTTTGGGACTATAAAACTATGGGAAACTATCAGATCTGTTGCTGGTTGCATGAAAAGTTCTAAAAACGTTGAAAGTATGCTTGGACTTCATGACTTAGCAATTCTGAAACAAGTTAGGAAAATCCCCTCTCATGATTATACGACAGCCAATCTGGTAtacaacaaaatatttcagtttattatttttcaatttaatTCGCTCCCTTCTATTAAATTCATTCATTGGGAGATTTGGATTCAAGGACTGATGAAAATGCTTGAAAACTTAAATACTAACTCACAAACAGTTGCGCTAATTTCATTCTTCAATATGTGGCCCTATCTGAATGTAGCTAAGAAGCAAGCTATTATTGAGCAGATTGTTTTAAGTGAAAAGTATTGGACCTTAATGTTAGAGGAAAGCCAATCTACCATTATCAGAATTCTTTTCATAAAATTCGTGGTGTTTAGAGCTATTCCTTCTATGGATATGGATCAAAGGAATTTACTCGCATTGAGATTACATCAGATTGAACTTCAAATGAACAACTTATTTGGGACTCTTAAAAAGGAAGGCTATACGACAGATATTCCATATTCAGATCCATTTGCTTTTGCTCTGAACAATAGATTTGTCATAGTTAATAGCAGATGTTATGAAGAAGATTACCTGACTTTTGAGTTTCATCAAAGACCAAGAAAGCCAAAACTGATTGCGGTTTTGAATAACGATATATATCCTATGGAAAAATTTCCAAATATTGGCAGCGTGTCTAATGTGAGACCAACATATGTGTTAAAAAAGGGTAGGTATCCGTATGATGTTTTTGATGAACTTCTAGAAGTAGTAGCAAAAAATAAGTCTAGTAAAAAATGGGGTATACgaaatgatattgatgatggCCTCGAAGACTTAATGTTAGAAAACTTCGATGAGTTTGTCACTAAGTGTAATGCCAATGATCAAGAATCTTCTGTAGTAAAAGCGCTAACAAATAAAGTCAATATGTGGTTTTCTGGGATGTCGGTTAATGAGCCAATAGCTGAGTCCAGTAAAGTTGATACAAAGGATATACGTCCTTCTACAGCGCCTACAAAAACTTCTGAGATTGAAAGTCAAAACATTGATCAAACAAGTACACGCTCATCTGTGAAAAGTTCTGGTGGTTGGAGTTTTGGATTTTCCAGCAGAAAAAACTCCAGTTCGAGTATCAGGAAGTTTTCTGACACTGCACTAAATTCCAAGGCTGTAAACCTCTTAAAGATAGGAAGTACTAAGCAAGGAAATAGTCATTCGgcaaagaataataagGTATTTGAAAGTTTATATGGCCATCTTCTCCTAAAACAGAAAGTGATATTTGCTCCAGAATTTACATTTTCTCAAGATGTTCTATCAAATCCATCCGTGGTTGGTATCATCAAAGCAATTCAATTGCATCCTGAAAAATCtttaaatgataaattaGATATTGTTAACAGGAAATGGGGAAGTATTTCAATGAAAAACGTTCCTAGTAATGCAATCCAAgtagaagaaattgataaaaatgatataAATGTGCTTGAAATTCCTTTGACATCATCCTCAAACTCTATGTTGTCAGAAGGGCAAGAATTAGATCAATCATCTTCTGACACTTTTGGAAAAGATGTTAAACTTCCCAAATTGGATTACGAAAAACTAGAATTGGGAACAAATATCCCGGATGAGGATGTACTACAAGGTGTGACACAAGAAAGCAATCTAGAAAAAGATGGTCTACCCAGCATAATGAGAATGAGACAACAGACTGCATTTGAGAACTTAATTAAGATCATCAGAATATTTAATGCCACAAAGGACGAATTTCTTGATTACCGCGATGATCACGAGAAAATACTGATTGAATTTGAACTATACAGAAATGGCTATCAAAGTTTATTAGCTATATAA
- the COX9 gene encoding cytochrome c oxidase subunit VIIa (CAGL0D00748g~Ortholog(s) have cytochrome-c oxidase activity, role in mitochondrial electron transport, cytochrome c to oxygen and mitochondrial respiratory chain complex IV, plasma membrane localization), with product MSALAPITGTLKKRIITDIVIGFSLGGVMASYWWWGFHKNVIDRREAFYADLAEKKKAEN from the coding sequence ATGTCTGCGCTAGCTCCAATCACAGGtactttgaagaagagaattaTCACTGATATAGTTATCGGTTTCAGTCTGGGAGGTGTAATGGCATCCTACTGGTGGTGGGGTTTCCACAAGAACGTTATTGACAGACGTGAGGCTTTCTATGCTGACTTGgctgagaagaagaaagctgAAAACTGA
- the RPL31A gene encoding 60S ribosomal protein eL31 (CAGL0D00616g~Ortholog(s) have structural constituent of ribosome activity, role in cytoplasmic translation, regulation of translational fidelity and cytosolic large ribosomal subunit localization) — protein MAGLKDVVTREYTINMHKRLHGVSFKKRAPKAVKEIKKFAKLHMGTEDVRLAPELNQEIWKRGVKGVAFRLRLRISRKRNEEENAKNPLFSYVEPVFVASAKGLQTTVVEEDA, from the exons ATGGCCGGTTTGAAGGACGTTGTTACTCGTGAATACACCATCAACATGCACAAGAGG TTGCATGGtgtttctttcaagaagagaGCCCCAAAGGCCGTCAAGGAAATCAAGAAGTTCGCTAAGTTGCACATGGGTACTGAAGATGTCCGTTTGGCTCCAGAATTGAACCAAGAAATCTGGAAGAGAGGTGTCAAGGGTGTTGCTTTCAGATTGAGATTGAGAATCTCCAGAAAGAGAAACGAAGAAGAAAACGCCAAGAACCCATTGTTCTCTTACGTTGAACCAGTTTTCGTCGCCTCCGCCAAGGGTCTACAAACCACCGTTGTCGAAGAAGATGCTTAA